From Camelina sativa cultivar DH55 chromosome 20, Cs, whole genome shotgun sequence, the proteins below share one genomic window:
- the LOC104768759 gene encoding polyamine transporter RMV1-like, whose product MTELSSLTIDSATQKPRISTGGNPPPPPHISIGVTTAIEAPPSTERPRPVNKIKKITVLPLVFLIFYEVSGGPFGIEDSVNAAGPLLAIVGFIVFPFIWSIPEALITAEMGTMFPENGGYVVWVSSALGPYWGFQQGWVKWLSGVIDNALYPILFLDYLKSGVPVLGSGIPRVAAILVLTVALTYVNYRGLSIVGVAAVGLGVSSILPFVVMSFMSLPKLKPSRWLVVSKKMKGVKWSLYLNTLFWNLNYWDSISTLSGEVENPSKTLPRALFYALLLVVLSYIFPVLTGTGAIPLDQNLWTDGYFADIGKVIGGAWLGWWIQAAAATSNMGMFLAEMSSDSFQLLGMAERGMLPQVFAKRSSYGTPWVGILFSASGVILLSWLSFQEIVAAENLLYCFGMILEFIAFVRLRMKYPAASRPFKIPVGVLGSILMCIPPTILIGVIMAFTNLKVVAVSLAAIVIGLVLQPCLKQVEKKGWLKFSTSSHLPNLME is encoded by the exons ATGACTGAGCTTAGCTCATTGACTATTGACTCCGCCACGCAAAAGCCAAGAATCTCCACCGGAGGAAacccacctcctcctcctcacatAAGCATAGGTGTCACCACCGCCATTGAAGCTCCTCCGTCTACAGAGAGACCC AGACCCGTCAACAAGATCAAGAAAATAACGGTATTGCCACTAGTTTTCCTAATATTCTACGAGGTCTCAGGTGGTCCGTTTGGGATTGAAGACAGTGTTAACGCAGCAGGACCTTTGTTAGCTATTGTTGGATTTATTGTGTTCCCTTTTATATGGAGTATCCCTGAAGCACTCATCACCGCTGAGATGGGAACAATGTTCCCTGAGAACGGTGGTTACGTTGTGTGGGTATCTTCAGCATTGGGACCTTACTGGGGGTTTCAACAAGGTTGGGTTAAATGGCTAAGTGGCGTTATAGACAACGCTCTGTATCCCATTCTCTTCCTTGATTATCTTAAATCTGGAGTCCCGGTTCTTGGTAGTGGAATCCCTCGAGTCGCTGCGATTTTGGTGTTGACTGTAGCCTTGACTTACGTGAACTACAGGGGTTTAAGCATTGTCGGTGTAGCAGCTGTTGGCCTCGGCGTTTCCTCGATCCTTCCGTTTGTGGTCATGTCTTTCATGTCTCTTCCAAAGCTCAAACCTTCGAGATGGCTTGTGGTTAGCAAGAAGATGAAAGGTGTTAAATGGAGTTTGTATCTCAACACTCTCTTCTGGAACCTCAACTATTGGGATTCTATTAGTACGCTTTCTGGAGAAGTTGAAAATCCGAGTAAAACGTTACCGAGGGCTCTGTTTTATGCTCTGCTTCTTGTGGTGCTCTCTTACATCTTCCCGGTTTTGACCGGGACAGGAGCTATACCTCTTGATCAGAACCTGTGGACTGACGGGTATTTCGCTGATATAGGTAAAGTTATAGGAGGAGCTTGGTTGGGATGGTGGATTCAAGCTGCAGCTGCGACATCAAACATGGGAATGTTTCTGGCTGAAATGAGCAGTGATTCTTTTCAGCTTCTTGGAATGGCTGAGCGCGGGATGCTTCCACAGGTCTTTGCCAAGAGATCGAGCTACGGAACTCCATGGGTCGGGATACTGTTCTCAGCCTCTGGTGTGATTCTCTTGTCATGGTTAAGTTTTCAAGAGATTGTGGCTGCAGAGAACTTGTTATACTGTTTTGGAATGATTTTGGAATTTATTGCGTTTGTGAGGTTAAGGATGAAATATCCGGCTGCATCACGGCCTTTCAAGATACCTGTAGGGGTGTTGGGATCGATCCTCATGTGTATTCCTCCAACAATATTGATCGGTGTCATCATGGCGTTTACTAACCTGAAAGTTGTAGCCGTGAGCCTTGCGGCTATTGTGATTGGGCTTGTGTTACAACCTTGTCTTAAGCAAGTGGAGAAGAAGGGGTGGCTCAAGTTCTCAACCAGCTCTCACCTACCAAACCTGATGGAGTAA
- the LOC104768758 gene encoding tubulin gamma-2 chain, with protein sequence MPREIITLQVGQCGNQIGMEFWKQLCLEHGISKDGILEDFATQGGDRKDVFFYQADDQHYIPRALLIDLEPRVINGIQNGDYRNLYNHENIFLSDHGGGAGNNWASGYHQGKGVEEEIMDMIDREADGSDSLEGFVLCHSIAGGTGSGMGSYLLETLNDRYSKKLVQTYSVFPNQMETSDVVVQPYNSLLTLKRLTLNADCVVVLDNTALNRIAVERLHLTNPTFAQTNSLVSTVMSASTTTLRYPGYMNNDLVGLLASLIPTPRCHFLMTGYTPLTVERQANVIRKTTVLDVMRRLLQTKNTMVSSYARNKEASQAKYISILNIIQGEVDPTQVHESLQRIRERKLVNFIDWGPASIQVALSKKSPYVQTAHRVSGLMLASHTSIRHLFSRCLSQYDKLRKKQAFLDNYRKFPMFADNDLSEFDESRDIIASLVDEYKACESPDYIKWGMEDPGQLMTGEGNGSGVVDPKLAF encoded by the exons aTGCCGAGGGAGATTATTACGCTTCAGGTGGGACAATGTGGGAACCAGATCGGTATGGAGTTTTGGAAACAGCTTTGCCTTGAGCACGGTATCAGTAAAGATGGTATCCTCGAGGACTTCGCTACTCAG GGAGGTGATAGAAAAGATGTGTTTTTTTACCAAGCGGATGACCAACACTATATCCCACGAGCTTTACTTATTGATTTGGAGCCTAGAGTTATCAATGGTATTCAGAATGGTGATTACCGCAACCTTTATAATCATGAGAATATCTTCCTTTCTGACCATGGTGGTGGTGCTGGTAACAACTGGGCTAGTGGTTATCACCAAGGGAAAGGTGTTGAAGAAGAGATCATGGACATGATTGATCGTGAAGCTGATGGTAGTGACAGTCTTGAAGGTTTTGTTCTTTGCCACTCTATTGCTGGTGGCACTGGCTCAG GTATGGGATCTTACTTATTGGAGACTTTGAATGATCGTTATAGCAAGAAGTTGGTTCAGACGTACAGTGTATTTCCAAATCAGATGGAAACGAGTGACGTTGTTGTCCAGCCGTACAATTCACTGTTGACCCTGAAGCGGCTTACCTTAAATGCTGATTGTGTTGTTGTTCTCGACAATACTGCACTTAATAGAATTGCTGTGGAGCGTCTACATCTGACGAATCCTACCTTTGCTCAAACGAATTCTTTGGTGTCAACTGTGATGTCTGCTAGCACAACAACGCTACGTTATCCAGGATATATGAATAATGACTTGGTTGGCTTGCTTGCATCTTTGATCCCAACACCAAGGTGTCACTTCCTCATGACAGGATATACACCATTGACTGTTGAGCGCCAG GCAAATGTCATTCGTAAAACCACTGTGCTGGATGTTATGAGAAGACTTCTACAG ACAAAGAATACTATGGTTTCGTCTTATGCTAGAAACAAAGAAGCTAGCCAGGCAAAGTATATATCAATATTGAATATAATTCAAGGAGAAGTCGATCCCACTCAG GTGCATGAGAGTTTGCAGAGGATACGAGAAAGAAAGCTTGTTAATTTCATTGACTGGGGACCTGCAAGCATACAG GTTGCTCTTTCCAAGAAGTCCCCATATGTTCAAACTGCTCATAGG GTCAGTGGTCTTATGTTAGCAAGCCACACTAGTATCAGGCACCTTTTCAGCAGATGTTTGAGTCAATATGACAAGTTGAGGAAGAAGCAAGCTTTCCTTGACAATTACCGAAAGTTTCCCATGTTTGCT GACAATGATCTTTCAGAGTTTGATGAATCAAGGGACATAATTGCGAGTTTGGTAGATGAATATAAGGCCTGCGAGTCTCCAGATTACATCAAATGGGGAATGGAG GACCCTGGACAGCTTATGACTGGTGAAGGCAATGGTTCAGGAGTTGTGGATCCTAAGTTAGCATtctga
- the LOC104768760 gene encoding arginyl-tRNA--protein transferase 1-like produces MSLGNDASSSHDGGSNGESVVDDRGRYRSTCGYCKSPARSSIAHGLSAETLTVYDYQDLIDRGWRRSGTYLYKHEMDTTCCPPYTIRLKASDFVPTKEQQRVSRRLERFLDGKLDTQPREQTVAFSSDDVLDSGKKSLGTATSAVEPIMDDLSTKIDQAVQICIQSGEFPSNMQIPQASVKKVFCARRKKLAEGPEQLLYTSNIAFPIAAAIKRTKTSVKRETNNADINRLSPETISEVLLSAMSKVWEISDMSIKVCKGHINFLSASKDSFSDRDVVPNGNISRGVNSTGEGETLQTKMDSEHHETRKRKLEIHLKRSSFDPEEHELYKRYQLKVHNDKPGHVTESSYRRFLVDSPLIYVQHSGDEKVPPCGFGSFHQQYRVDGRLIAVGVVDILPKCLSSVYLFWDPDYAFLSLGKYSAMQEINWVKENQAHCPSLQYYYLGYYIHSCNKMRYKAAYRPSELLCPLRFQWVPFEVASPMLDKKKPYVILSDIAISQNQCSLLARASETLAEPAVSEHEDMEQGETNDNFMGCSDDDDNDDNDNEDDDVDDDEDDEIEEDSHIDSDPGSKDSDISNILIGLYGTQYRYKNLRQILSPEGRKQLEPMLQNYRKVVGAELSERMLYEIN; encoded by the exons ATGTCTTTGGGAAACGACGCGAGTAGTAGCCACGACGGCGGAAGCAACGGAGAAAGCGTAGTCGATGATCGTGGCCGCTACAGAAGCACTTGCGGCTACTGTAAATCCCCAGCTCGGTCAAGCATCGCTCACG GCTTATCTGCAGAGACTCTTACCGTTTATGACTAccaag ATCTTATTGACCGAGGATGGAGACGATCTGGTACATATCTTTACAAACATGAGATGGATACAACTTGTTGCCCTCCTTATACAATCCGTTTGAAAGCTAGTGATTTTGTTCCTACTAAAGAGCAGCAGCGAGTGTCTAGAAGGCTAGAAAG gttCTTGGATGGCAAACTAGATACGCAGCCTAGGGAACAAACAGTTGCTTTTTCCTCTGATGATGTTTTAGATTCAGGGAAAAAATCACTTGGAACGGCAACAAGTGCAGTTGAACCAATTATGGATGATTTGTCTACCAAAATTGACCAAGCTGTGCAAATATGCATACAGAGTGGGGAATTCCCTTCCAATATGCAGATACCGCAAGCTTCAGTGAAGAAGGTCTTCTGTGCTAGAAGAAAGAAACTAGCTGAAGGACCAGAACAACTTTTATACACCAGCAACATTGCTTTTCCAATAGCAGCTGCAATAAAACGCACCAAGACATCTGTGAAAAGGGAGACGAATAATGCTGACATAAACAGGTTATCACCTGAAACTATTTCTGAGGTGTTGTTGAGTGCGATGAGTAAGGTGTGGGAAATTTCTGATATGTCTATTAAAGTCTGTAAGGGCCATATCAATTTCCTTTCGGCTTCCAAAGATTCTTTCTCTGATAGAGATGTTGTTCCTAATGGTAATATCTCGAGAGGAGTCAACTCAACAGGTGAAGGTGAAACCCTTCAAACTAAGATGGATTCAGAACACCATGAGACAAGAAAGCGAAAGCTGGAGATACATTTGAAAAGGTCTAGTTTTGATCCTGAAGAACATGAGTTATACAAACGGTATCAGCTGAAAGTGCACAATGATAAGCCGGGGCATGTCACAGAAAGTTCATACAGAAGGTTTTTGGTCGACTCTCCTTTGATATATGTTCAGCATTCTGGTGATGAAAAGGTTCCGCCTTGTGGCTTTGGCTCTTTCCACCAACAGTACAGAGTTGACGGCCGTCTAATTGCTGTTGGGGTTGTAGACATTCTTCCTAAATGTTTGTCAAGTGTGTACCTATTCTGGGATCCAGACTATGCATTCTTATCGCTCGGGAAATATTCTGCCATGCAAGAAATTAATTGGGTCAAAGAAAACCAAGCTCACTGCCCATCTCTTCAGTATTACTATCTTGGCTATTACATACATTCGTGCAACAAGATGAGATATAAAGCAGCCTATCGTCCATCTGAGCTTCTATGCCCTCTCCGTTTCCA GTGGGTTCCATTCGAAGTAGCGAGCCCGATGCTAGATAAAAAAAAGCCATATGTCATCTTGTCAGATATCGCTATTTCACAAAATCAATGTTCTTTACTTGCTCGTGCTTCTGAAACTCTCGCGGAACCAGCAGTAAGTGAACATGAAGACATGGAACAAGGGGAGACGAATGATAATTTTATGGGCtgcagtgatgatgatgataatgatgataatgataatgaggatgatgatgttgatgatgatgaggatgatgaaatAGAAGAGGACTCTCATATTGACTCAGACCCTGGATCCAAAGATAGCGACATTAGCAACATCCTTATCGGTCTTTATGGAACCCAATATAGATATAAG AATTTGCGGCAGATATTAAGTCCAGAAGGGCGGAAGCAACTGGAACCGATGCTACAAAACTACCGCAAGGTCGTGGGAGCTGAGCTTTCAGAAAGAATGCTGTATGAAATCAACTAA